One window from the genome of Corvus moneduloides isolate bCorMon1 chromosome 9, bCorMon1.pri, whole genome shotgun sequence encodes:
- the RGS8 gene encoding regulator of G-protein signaling 8 isoform X6, with translation MSGIMPTAAAPWNRGMRTRLGCLSHKSDSYNDFTAILPDKPNRALKGLSTEEATRWADSFDVLLSHKYGLAAFRAFLKTEFSEENLEFWLACEDFKKTRSAAKLASKAQRIFEEFIDVQAPREVNIDFQTRELTRRNVQEPSLSCFDQAQGKVHSLMEKDSYPRFLRSKIYTDLLSQTQRRLS, from the exons ATGAGTGGGATAATGccaactgctgctgctccctg GAACAGAGGGATGAGGACTCGCCTGGGCTGCCTGTCTCACAAATCAGACTCATATAATGATTTCACAGCTATTCTTCCGGACAAGCCCAACCGGGCTTTGAA AGGACTGTCAACAGAAGAAGCAACAAGATGGGCAGACTCTTTTGATGTCCTTTTGTCCCATAAGT ATGGGCTGGCTGCTTTCCGTGCTTTCCTGAAGACGGAATTCAGTGAGGAAAACCTGGAGTTCTGGCTGGCCTGTGAGGACTTCAAGAAGACGCGCTCAGCAGCCAAGCTGGCCTCCAAGGCCCAGCGCATCTTCGAGGAGTTCATCGATGTGCAGGCCCCTCGGGAG gTGAACATAGACTTCCAGACACGGGAGCTGACAAGAAGAAATGTGCAGGAGCCCTCACTCTCCTGCTTTGACCAAGCTCAGGGGAAGGTGCACAGCCTGATGGAGAAAGACTCGTATCCCAGGTTCCTGAGATCCAAAATTTACACAGACCTGCTGTCTCAGACCCAGAGGAGGCTCAGCTAG
- the RGS8 gene encoding regulator of G-protein signaling 8 isoform X1, producing the protein MLPGSLWHPPPVRGGPPSPRGEKLGFCCQSFSDHAVGTDPPAERTGQRQNRGMRTRLGCLSHKSDSYNDFTAILPDKPNRALKGLSTEEATRWADSFDVLLSHKYGLAAFRAFLKTEFSEENLEFWLACEDFKKTRSAAKLASKAQRIFEEFIDVQAPREVNIDFQTRELTRRNVQEPSLSCFDQAQGKVHSLMEKDSYPRFLRSKIYTDLLSQTQRRLS; encoded by the exons ATGCTCCCCGGCAGCCTTTGGCATCCTCCGCCCGTGCGCGGCGGTCCCCCGTCCCCTCGGGGCGAGAAGCTGGGCTTCTGCTGCCAG AGCTTCTCTGACCACGCTGTCGGCACAGACCCCCCGGCAGAGAGGACGGGTCAAAGGCA GAACAGAGGGATGAGGACTCGCCTGGGCTGCCTGTCTCACAAATCAGACTCATATAATGATTTCACAGCTATTCTTCCGGACAAGCCCAACCGGGCTTTGAA AGGACTGTCAACAGAAGAAGCAACAAGATGGGCAGACTCTTTTGATGTCCTTTTGTCCCATAAGT ATGGGCTGGCTGCTTTCCGTGCTTTCCTGAAGACGGAATTCAGTGAGGAAAACCTGGAGTTCTGGCTGGCCTGTGAGGACTTCAAGAAGACGCGCTCAGCAGCCAAGCTGGCCTCCAAGGCCCAGCGCATCTTCGAGGAGTTCATCGATGTGCAGGCCCCTCGGGAG gTGAACATAGACTTCCAGACACGGGAGCTGACAAGAAGAAATGTGCAGGAGCCCTCACTCTCCTGCTTTGACCAAGCTCAGGGGAAGGTGCACAGCCTGATGGAGAAAGACTCGTATCCCAGGTTCCTGAGATCCAAAATTTACACAGACCTGCTGTCTCAGACCCAGAGGAGGCTCAGCTAG
- the RGS8 gene encoding regulator of G-protein signaling 8 isoform X7 — MAALLIPRRNRGMRTRLGCLSHKSDSYNDFTAILPDKPNRALKGLSTEEATRWADSFDVLLSHKYGLAAFRAFLKTEFSEENLEFWLACEDFKKTRSAAKLASKAQRIFEEFIDVQAPREVNIDFQTRELTRRNVQEPSLSCFDQAQGKVHSLMEKDSYPRFLRSKIYTDLLSQTQRRLS, encoded by the exons ATGGCTGCGTTACTTATCCCACGGAG GAACAGAGGGATGAGGACTCGCCTGGGCTGCCTGTCTCACAAATCAGACTCATATAATGATTTCACAGCTATTCTTCCGGACAAGCCCAACCGGGCTTTGAA AGGACTGTCAACAGAAGAAGCAACAAGATGGGCAGACTCTTTTGATGTCCTTTTGTCCCATAAGT ATGGGCTGGCTGCTTTCCGTGCTTTCCTGAAGACGGAATTCAGTGAGGAAAACCTGGAGTTCTGGCTGGCCTGTGAGGACTTCAAGAAGACGCGCTCAGCAGCCAAGCTGGCCTCCAAGGCCCAGCGCATCTTCGAGGAGTTCATCGATGTGCAGGCCCCTCGGGAG gTGAACATAGACTTCCAGACACGGGAGCTGACAAGAAGAAATGTGCAGGAGCCCTCACTCTCCTGCTTTGACCAAGCTCAGGGGAAGGTGCACAGCCTGATGGAGAAAGACTCGTATCCCAGGTTCCTGAGATCCAAAATTTACACAGACCTGCTGTCTCAGACCCAGAGGAGGCTCAGCTAG
- the RGS8 gene encoding regulator of G-protein signaling 8 isoform X5 has protein sequence MHWDSAVSQSPNQQCPSSTKGHIASAQSFSDHAVGTDPPAERTGQRQGLSTEEATRWADSFDVLLSHKYGLAAFRAFLKTEFSEENLEFWLACEDFKKTRSAAKLASKAQRIFEEFIDVQAPREVNIDFQTRELTRRNVQEPSLSCFDQAQGKVHSLMEKDSYPRFLRSKIYTDLLSQTQRRLS, from the exons ATGCACTGGGACTCCGCAGTTTCTCAGAGCCCCAACCAGCAGTGTCCATCAAGCACCAAAGGCCACATAGCTTCAGCACAG AGCTTCTCTGACCACGCTGTCGGCACAGACCCCCCGGCAGAGAGGACGGGTCAAAGGCA AGGACTGTCAACAGAAGAAGCAACAAGATGGGCAGACTCTTTTGATGTCCTTTTGTCCCATAAGT ATGGGCTGGCTGCTTTCCGTGCTTTCCTGAAGACGGAATTCAGTGAGGAAAACCTGGAGTTCTGGCTGGCCTGTGAGGACTTCAAGAAGACGCGCTCAGCAGCCAAGCTGGCCTCCAAGGCCCAGCGCATCTTCGAGGAGTTCATCGATGTGCAGGCCCCTCGGGAG gTGAACATAGACTTCCAGACACGGGAGCTGACAAGAAGAAATGTGCAGGAGCCCTCACTCTCCTGCTTTGACCAAGCTCAGGGGAAGGTGCACAGCCTGATGGAGAAAGACTCGTATCCCAGGTTCCTGAGATCCAAAATTTACACAGACCTGCTGTCTCAGACCCAGAGGAGGCTCAGCTAG
- the RGS8 gene encoding regulator of G-protein signaling 8 isoform X9, with protein MKSFSDHAVGTDPPAERTGQRQGLSTEEATRWADSFDVLLSHKYGLAAFRAFLKTEFSEENLEFWLACEDFKKTRSAAKLASKAQRIFEEFIDVQAPREVNIDFQTRELTRRNVQEPSLSCFDQAQGKVHSLMEKDSYPRFLRSKIYTDLLSQTQRRLS; from the exons ATGAAG AGCTTCTCTGACCACGCTGTCGGCACAGACCCCCCGGCAGAGAGGACGGGTCAAAGGCA AGGACTGTCAACAGAAGAAGCAACAAGATGGGCAGACTCTTTTGATGTCCTTTTGTCCCATAAGT ATGGGCTGGCTGCTTTCCGTGCTTTCCTGAAGACGGAATTCAGTGAGGAAAACCTGGAGTTCTGGCTGGCCTGTGAGGACTTCAAGAAGACGCGCTCAGCAGCCAAGCTGGCCTCCAAGGCCCAGCGCATCTTCGAGGAGTTCATCGATGTGCAGGCCCCTCGGGAG gTGAACATAGACTTCCAGACACGGGAGCTGACAAGAAGAAATGTGCAGGAGCCCTCACTCTCCTGCTTTGACCAAGCTCAGGGGAAGGTGCACAGCCTGATGGAGAAAGACTCGTATCCCAGGTTCCTGAGATCCAAAATTTACACAGACCTGCTGTCTCAGACCCAGAGGAGGCTCAGCTAG
- the RGS8 gene encoding regulator of G-protein signaling 8 isoform X3: protein MKSFSDHAVGTDPPAERTGQRQNRGMRTRLGCLSHKSDSYNDFTAILPDKPNRALKGLSTEEATRWADSFDVLLSHKYGLAAFRAFLKTEFSEENLEFWLACEDFKKTRSAAKLASKAQRIFEEFIDVQAPREVNIDFQTRELTRRNVQEPSLSCFDQAQGKVHSLMEKDSYPRFLRSKIYTDLLSQTQRRLS from the exons ATGAAG AGCTTCTCTGACCACGCTGTCGGCACAGACCCCCCGGCAGAGAGGACGGGTCAAAGGCA GAACAGAGGGATGAGGACTCGCCTGGGCTGCCTGTCTCACAAATCAGACTCATATAATGATTTCACAGCTATTCTTCCGGACAAGCCCAACCGGGCTTTGAA AGGACTGTCAACAGAAGAAGCAACAAGATGGGCAGACTCTTTTGATGTCCTTTTGTCCCATAAGT ATGGGCTGGCTGCTTTCCGTGCTTTCCTGAAGACGGAATTCAGTGAGGAAAACCTGGAGTTCTGGCTGGCCTGTGAGGACTTCAAGAAGACGCGCTCAGCAGCCAAGCTGGCCTCCAAGGCCCAGCGCATCTTCGAGGAGTTCATCGATGTGCAGGCCCCTCGGGAG gTGAACATAGACTTCCAGACACGGGAGCTGACAAGAAGAAATGTGCAGGAGCCCTCACTCTCCTGCTTTGACCAAGCTCAGGGGAAGGTGCACAGCCTGATGGAGAAAGACTCGTATCCCAGGTTCCTGAGATCCAAAATTTACACAGACCTGCTGTCTCAGACCCAGAGGAGGCTCAGCTAG
- the RGS8 gene encoding regulator of G-protein signaling 8 isoform X10, which produces MAALLIPRRGLSTEEATRWADSFDVLLSHKYGLAAFRAFLKTEFSEENLEFWLACEDFKKTRSAAKLASKAQRIFEEFIDVQAPREVNIDFQTRELTRRNVQEPSLSCFDQAQGKVHSLMEKDSYPRFLRSKIYTDLLSQTQRRLS; this is translated from the exons ATGGCTGCGTTACTTATCCCACGGAG AGGACTGTCAACAGAAGAAGCAACAAGATGGGCAGACTCTTTTGATGTCCTTTTGTCCCATAAGT ATGGGCTGGCTGCTTTCCGTGCTTTCCTGAAGACGGAATTCAGTGAGGAAAACCTGGAGTTCTGGCTGGCCTGTGAGGACTTCAAGAAGACGCGCTCAGCAGCCAAGCTGGCCTCCAAGGCCCAGCGCATCTTCGAGGAGTTCATCGATGTGCAGGCCCCTCGGGAG gTGAACATAGACTTCCAGACACGGGAGCTGACAAGAAGAAATGTGCAGGAGCCCTCACTCTCCTGCTTTGACCAAGCTCAGGGGAAGGTGCACAGCCTGATGGAGAAAGACTCGTATCCCAGGTTCCTGAGATCCAAAATTTACACAGACCTGCTGTCTCAGACCCAGAGGAGGCTCAGCTAG
- the RGS8 gene encoding regulator of G-protein signaling 8 isoform X2 yields MHWDSAVSQSPNQQCPSSTKGHIASAQSFSDHAVGTDPPAERTGQRQNRGMRTRLGCLSHKSDSYNDFTAILPDKPNRALKGLSTEEATRWADSFDVLLSHKYGLAAFRAFLKTEFSEENLEFWLACEDFKKTRSAAKLASKAQRIFEEFIDVQAPREVNIDFQTRELTRRNVQEPSLSCFDQAQGKVHSLMEKDSYPRFLRSKIYTDLLSQTQRRLS; encoded by the exons ATGCACTGGGACTCCGCAGTTTCTCAGAGCCCCAACCAGCAGTGTCCATCAAGCACCAAAGGCCACATAGCTTCAGCACAG AGCTTCTCTGACCACGCTGTCGGCACAGACCCCCCGGCAGAGAGGACGGGTCAAAGGCA GAACAGAGGGATGAGGACTCGCCTGGGCTGCCTGTCTCACAAATCAGACTCATATAATGATTTCACAGCTATTCTTCCGGACAAGCCCAACCGGGCTTTGAA AGGACTGTCAACAGAAGAAGCAACAAGATGGGCAGACTCTTTTGATGTCCTTTTGTCCCATAAGT ATGGGCTGGCTGCTTTCCGTGCTTTCCTGAAGACGGAATTCAGTGAGGAAAACCTGGAGTTCTGGCTGGCCTGTGAGGACTTCAAGAAGACGCGCTCAGCAGCCAAGCTGGCCTCCAAGGCCCAGCGCATCTTCGAGGAGTTCATCGATGTGCAGGCCCCTCGGGAG gTGAACATAGACTTCCAGACACGGGAGCTGACAAGAAGAAATGTGCAGGAGCCCTCACTCTCCTGCTTTGACCAAGCTCAGGGGAAGGTGCACAGCCTGATGGAGAAAGACTCGTATCCCAGGTTCCTGAGATCCAAAATTTACACAGACCTGCTGTCTCAGACCCAGAGGAGGCTCAGCTAG
- the RGS8 gene encoding regulator of G-protein signaling 8 isoform X4, translated as MLPGSLWHPPPVRGGPPSPRGEKLGFCCQSFSDHAVGTDPPAERTGQRQGLSTEEATRWADSFDVLLSHKYGLAAFRAFLKTEFSEENLEFWLACEDFKKTRSAAKLASKAQRIFEEFIDVQAPREVNIDFQTRELTRRNVQEPSLSCFDQAQGKVHSLMEKDSYPRFLRSKIYTDLLSQTQRRLS; from the exons ATGCTCCCCGGCAGCCTTTGGCATCCTCCGCCCGTGCGCGGCGGTCCCCCGTCCCCTCGGGGCGAGAAGCTGGGCTTCTGCTGCCAG AGCTTCTCTGACCACGCTGTCGGCACAGACCCCCCGGCAGAGAGGACGGGTCAAAGGCA AGGACTGTCAACAGAAGAAGCAACAAGATGGGCAGACTCTTTTGATGTCCTTTTGTCCCATAAGT ATGGGCTGGCTGCTTTCCGTGCTTTCCTGAAGACGGAATTCAGTGAGGAAAACCTGGAGTTCTGGCTGGCCTGTGAGGACTTCAAGAAGACGCGCTCAGCAGCCAAGCTGGCCTCCAAGGCCCAGCGCATCTTCGAGGAGTTCATCGATGTGCAGGCCCCTCGGGAG gTGAACATAGACTTCCAGACACGGGAGCTGACAAGAAGAAATGTGCAGGAGCCCTCACTCTCCTGCTTTGACCAAGCTCAGGGGAAGGTGCACAGCCTGATGGAGAAAGACTCGTATCCCAGGTTCCTGAGATCCAAAATTTACACAGACCTGCTGTCTCAGACCCAGAGGAGGCTCAGCTAG
- the RGS8 gene encoding regulator of G-protein signaling 8 isoform X8 → MRTRLGCLSHKSDSYNDFTAILPDKPNRALKGLSTEEATRWADSFDVLLSHKYGLAAFRAFLKTEFSEENLEFWLACEDFKKTRSAAKLASKAQRIFEEFIDVQAPREVNIDFQTRELTRRNVQEPSLSCFDQAQGKVHSLMEKDSYPRFLRSKIYTDLLSQTQRRLS, encoded by the exons ATGAGGACTCGCCTGGGCTGCCTGTCTCACAAATCAGACTCATATAATGATTTCACAGCTATTCTTCCGGACAAGCCCAACCGGGCTTTGAA AGGACTGTCAACAGAAGAAGCAACAAGATGGGCAGACTCTTTTGATGTCCTTTTGTCCCATAAGT ATGGGCTGGCTGCTTTCCGTGCTTTCCTGAAGACGGAATTCAGTGAGGAAAACCTGGAGTTCTGGCTGGCCTGTGAGGACTTCAAGAAGACGCGCTCAGCAGCCAAGCTGGCCTCCAAGGCCCAGCGCATCTTCGAGGAGTTCATCGATGTGCAGGCCCCTCGGGAG gTGAACATAGACTTCCAGACACGGGAGCTGACAAGAAGAAATGTGCAGGAGCCCTCACTCTCCTGCTTTGACCAAGCTCAGGGGAAGGTGCACAGCCTGATGGAGAAAGACTCGTATCCCAGGTTCCTGAGATCCAAAATTTACACAGACCTGCTGTCTCAGACCCAGAGGAGGCTCAGCTAG